The genomic region TCAAATTAATCACTATCACCCACGTCGAACCCACGGATGTCACATCGTCATTTGTAGTCGAATATGAGCAATTTGCTTCCACTCTGTAGTTCGCGATGATATGCAACATCCAGCGACTTCCGTCGCGTTGGAGACGGATCTTACCTGCACATACGCTATCATCTTCCTCGTCTCTGGGGGCGTGCCACCAGTCCTCCTGTTCGGGGTTCAACTGGAGAGATGTCTAGAAGTTGGTTACCTGACCGGAAAGTGGGACTTCCCAGCAGATTTCGTGGTGACGATCTTCGTCATCATCAAAGACACCTGCGGTGTTCACGTAGCGGATAGGGTGGTCGTCTGCGAGTTGCTTCTCGTTGGAGAAGTTTCGCCGCTTGTGTTGAGTGGGTGGGGGGCAAAGATACGCTTCGAGCGTCTTGCACCCCTCACTCATTCTTCAATAGTGTCGAGTCCTTATTCGACGAGTTCGGCGTATGCGAAGTCCATTCGCAGACCGTTCTCACGGGAGTACTCTTTCACTCGTTCATGGAGGTCGCTTCCACGTTCGATGGGGATGTCAACTCGCATCTGTTTTCAGTACGTTTTCTCGTATCTTAGGGTTCATGTCACGGAGGGGGATTCAGAGAGCCGTCACACGTGGTTAGGGTACTCCAGTGACACGATTCACGCCCGCGGTAAGCGGCGGGGTTCTCTCACTGATTAAAGATAGTCTCAAATATACTTGACATCCTCCTCCGCGTGAACGCGGAGGAATCCCGAGCGGTGGGAGTTTCAGGTTCAACACTCCCACTCCCACCGAACAACCAGCCAGTGCGAATCTGAAGGGTTGTTCGCGGTCTGAGGCGGGTGCGGGGGCGGGTGGGACTGCTGGCGGTGCCAAGCCGCCGGTGCTCCTACTCCTATTCTCGACCATATACGGCGTCCAAGCGCAAGCGTTATTTTTGCCGCAGGGACGCCGGCAGGCGTTAGCAAACTCGGAGTTACTTTCTGTGGTGTTTTCAAACAGTCGGGCACAGCCTCGGTTCATTAGAGGAACCGACCGTTCACCAGACTGGTTCCGATGATTGTCTGATTGCTTGGGGCGGACAGGCCGCCATCGTCGGACTGGCGGGAATCGCTCTGTTTCCAACCAATTCCTGTTTTATTGCGTGATTGTCTGTGATTTAAACGTGTGTATTTTGAAGTTTGAATCGAGCGACGACAGTCGGATTTTGGAGGGCGTGACGGCGCGTATCCACGGTCTGAAGATCGTGGTATTGCGCCTGCTCAGCATATAAACGACTAGTGTGAAGCATCACCATTCAATTACTGCACGATCACGCCAGAAATGACCGCGTGGTGACTCAGGGCGAAAGCGACAGAGCCAGGTCGGAGTTTCAGCTCCGGTCTTGATACTTCTATCAGCCTCAGGACCACCCATATCTGTTCGAACCCATCCTGGACATACCGAATTCGCAATGAGACCATCTGACCCATATTCACCATCAAGATATGCAGTCAGTCCGTTGAGACCACTTTTTGACACACGATAGGCTGGATTACCGCCAGATTGCTCTCGTGAGAGCATTCCAAGAGCAGAGCCAACATTAACAATACGACCACCATCATTTTGCAGCAATAGTGGGACAGTGTGTTTACACACAAGCATCGGACCGCGGAGATTCGTTGAAAGAGTTCTATTAATATCGTCAATAGACTCAGAGACAATATCACCATCACCACCGCCGATACCGGCATTATTCACGACGATATCAAGTCGTCCAGCAATGCTGAATATCTCATCCGCAGCATCCGCGATTTCGCCAGATTGAGTAACATCGACAAGAAGGTGCTCCCACGAATCTGGAATGTCATGCGTCATTGATCGCGTTGCCGCAAAAACAGTCGCACCGAGTTCATCGAGATTCTCAGCAATCTGACGACCAAGACCACGATTAGCGCCAGTGACAACTGCGACTTGTCCATCAAGGGACTCATATAGCGATGGCTCAGAAAGAGCCGTAGAATCAGTATTATCCATGGGGGTTGAGGGCATTATTATAATGAGGGATCGATTCGATAAGGACGTTCTGTTTCATGCTATTGTCAATATTCATTTTAACGATTTTTTCTCAATCGAACTCGCTGTCACCTCATCGTCAGTCGGAGCATTTCAGTACACCAGAGTTAATTATAGCATCGTAGTTACTCAAAATCACGTCGCATCGCAATTTCAAACCACGGGCATAATCGGAGTTGTCGATACCACTCGGGATGTTGATGGAGATGTTCATACTCAACCCACAGAAGACCAGCAATCTCAGATTCATCAGGATCAAGTGTCATATCATTAAGTGTGACCTGTAGGACAGCACAAACTTCCCATTCGATACCGGCATTTTCGTAGTAACGCTTATATTCAAACTGATCAGTAACGCGGAGAGTGTCGTACTGATCAGGTGTAATGCCGAGTTCATCATCAAGACGCTGACGTGTCGCTTCACGTTGTGTCTGCTCTTCAGTTGGATGTGATGCAACAGTGCCGTCCCAGTGTGTATCCCAGAGGCGTTTTGTGGGTGCGCGCTGAGCGAGAAGAAGGTGATCATTAGAATCAAACACAAGACATGTGAATGCTCGATGACGGACTCCATCGCCAGTATGTGCATCTAATCGATTGACAAGTCCTTGCTTGGTATTATCGCTCGAAACGGCAATCACATCTTCGCTTGCGTTATCGTGCGGTTGTGCAGGTTGGTCAGTATTTGAGTCGCTGTTGTGGTCTGTGCTCATATTCGGTTTCTTGATTGGGGCTAGTAAGGGTTCTTCGGCTTGGGACGGAATAATCGGAGGTATATCGCAGGATATGCAGATTGTATGATTCTGACTTTGACTCTATTATCAACTATGACACATCTGGTAGATAAGAATCCGGGTGTTCGGACGAGCGTGATGACAACCCTGTCCGTGGTCATAGATCAGAATATATCAGCGTGACAGCCAGAAGCAAGCCTCACCAGTGCTTAACCACGGAGTATCGTAAAAAGGGGTATCTCATGATGATACTCCACCAAGGCGTTCATCAAGGATAAGACGGGTTTTGGTGTTTTTTATTTCATCAAGCTCACGTGCACGTGTAATGAGTTGATTAACTGCACGTGTATCTGCTGCATCAACAATAAGAACAACATCTTCCTCACCAGAAACTTGCCAGACAAAATCAACCTGCTCCCAGGTCGCCATTGTCTCAGAAATGCTAGTTGTGTTAACATTAACTTTCACTGATACTTCTATCATTGCTTTGATATTTCCTGTTCGCGTCGAGATAGTGAATCGTTCAATAATACCCTCCTCGGTGAGTCTATCGACACGATTACGCACAGTCCCTTCTGAGGTGCCAACTTGTGCTGCAATCTCAGTATAGGGTGTTCGTGCGTCTCGACGGAGAATATCAAGAATACGTCGGTCGAGATTGTCCATATCAATTACTAACTTTCCGTTGGCTTACCAATTACGAAATTCGTAACTCAGCTTCGAAAGTAACACTTATGCCCGGGGATTACATGTGTATCTCGTAATGTTGGACGCCTATTTAGCCCTAGAGGATGGTCGTGTCATCGAAGCGCGCGGTCGCGCCCCTGGGCGCACTCGCGGTGAGTTGGTATTTACGACCGCTTATACAGGTTATGAGGAGAGTCTCACAGACCCCTCATATGAAGAGCAGGTGCTTACATTTTCATATCCGCTCATTGGGAATTATGGCGTCCGAAGTGAGCGATTTGAATCTGAACGTATTCATCCACGAGCCGCGATTGCACGTGAGTTTACAGATGAAATAGTCGAGTGGTTCAATCATGAGGATGTCCCTGCAATTGACCATATCGATACGCGTGAGCTTGTCACGTCAATTCGCGAGGAGGGTGCAATGAACTGTGGGATTGCCGTTGGTTCTGATGTGACACCAGGAGACGCCACAGCTGAGCTTGATCAGTGTATCAGCATGAGTGATCACATTGACATTGGCAAACGTGTCACGACCGTTGAACATACGACATACGGCGGTGCGAACGCTGAGGTTCATGTTGCACTCATTGATTGTGGTGCAAAAATGTCAATTGTTGATTCACTTGTTGAGAGAGGGGTTGCTGTCCATGTGCTTCCATACGATACAACGCCGGAAATGCTTACAGAGGTCGACCCTGACTTATTGTTCATTTCAAACGGACCAGGTGACCCAGCGAACTTTGAGGCGGCACAAACGCTCGTCGAGGAGTACACTGGTGAAATCCCGATTGCTGGAATCTGTCTTGGTCAACAGGTTGTCGCACGAGCACTCGGTGGAACAACTGAGAAGATGAATTTCGGACATCGTGGCGTCAATCAACCGGTCCGAGATCTCGATAGTGGCAAGGTCGTCATGACAACGCAAAATCATGGATATACTGTTGGTGACCCTGGTGAGACACTCAATGTATGTCAAATAAATGTTAATGATGGAACTGCTGAGGGACTCACAAATCGCGATCTTGATGTGATTACACGACAGTATCACCCAGAGGCACATCCTGGACCACACGATTCATTTGGTTTCTTCGATGAGGTGCTTGAAATGACCGGACGGGACACCACCACCGAAACAGATAGCAGCTCAGATCGTGCCGTCATCGCTGATAATTAAGACGTCTTTCAGCGAAGTCAATCGCATGATCTGATACATCGACTATCTATTATCATTTGTTATCCATTATTCGACATGTACCGATGTCGTCTCCATGCTCAAAATGTACTGACGCTCTCCGAGAACATGATGATTATCTATATTTGAACTCACGTCTTGGTATCCCGTCGCGAATAACGGACCGCTCATCTGTAGAAGGGAATACCTGTCGTTTCGATCCTCTCTGATCACAGGTGTCAGTTCGTCACTCTGCCGACGCTACACCCAATCTTCCGCAGGTACTGACTGCTACACATGAGCGTAACGGATATGATGAAATAACGTGTGACTCAGAAATGTATAGTCTGCACTCAGTACGCCTGTTATCAGTGATGTATATGAAACCGAGAGGCAAAGTCCTCGCATAAGAAGTGAGTAAATCGCCTCGGGGTCAAGCCTCGAGGCATTCTCCTCGTATTCTGTAAAGCGAACACGTGAATCACCTCAGTGTCAAGCCTCGAGATACTCGGCTTGCTCCGCCTGTAGATTCAAACATCGCCCTCATCAGAGAGTTGATAATTCATCAAGAAAATTGGTTCTGACCACATCCCAGCACCTGTCACTGCTGCATCAGAGAGCCAGCGGACATCTTCAGGAACGAGGACACGCGTGTGATCAATCGCCGAATCAAGTAATGTTGCATCCCGACGAATCGCTGTTAACAACGATTGCACAGCCGCCTCATCACCAGGATCCCACGCAGCGATAGCGTACTCAGCACCGAGTGTTGCCGTCTCTCCCATCGGTTCATATGTCCGGTTTCGAATTGCGAATCCACGAACAGTCCCGGGTGGTGAGTTCGACCTGACAGTAATCAATCGACCGGTTGTAGCTGCACGCTGAATATGATGTTGACGGAGAGTGGACAGTGCCCACGATTCAGTATCATCGATGATAATTCCATCAAGCATATTATTTGTTTCTGCGGTCTGCCAGAACGACCACACGTCCCCGACGGAAGTATCATCATCAGTCTGTACTGAAAGTGGGACAGCGTCGTCTACTGTTGAGACTGACTCTGTTGGGGTTTCATATGGCTCTGGTTGAATCCATCGGAACTCAATCCCAGGGTTGAAACCTATCTGCCGAAGTAGCCCAAGACTGGCTGAATTCCATGAAAAAACAATCCCTCGAACTATTGTGGTATCCATCGCACGTGCAACAGCACAGAGTGTTTGAATAAGGACTGTAGCAAGCCCTCGACCGCGATATGTGGGCGCGATGCGGAGCCCTTGTATCCATGCTTCCGTTTCTGAAAGTGTGCATACCTGTGCGACACCGACAACATTCGTGCTATTCTGCCTCGAGTCAGGGTCATCTGGGTGTGGTTGTGAATTAACAGTAATGACAACTGTCTGTGCTGTCTCACCGTCATCTGCTGCAACCCACTCAGGAAACACAGAGCCAACATAGTCATCCTCGGCTCGATCTGGCCATGTATTTTGCGTTATCCGCTCGACGGCGGCAGCGTCAGTCGAGTCCGCAGTTCGAACAGTGACATCCGCTCCAGTGTCATCTACTGTATGTACTGGGAGCGGGAGTGTGGATACAGACATGTCTGTATTGTTTATGTCCACGTCGTCAACTCATTCCCATGGGACTGACCGATATTGTAATTCACCAGCAAGTGACTTTGTCATTGCGTTTGTGGGATCTGGGTGATTTGCGAGTGCCCACATTAATTTTACTTTTGCTGTACCGGGAAGTGTATCACCGGCCTCAACAACGCCCGCTTCCAGTAAGTCCCGACCAGTGTCATACACACGGTCACAGACGCGTCCTTCGAGGCACTGACTCGTCATTGCAACAACAACTCCATCCGTAACGAGTTCTGCTACGGTCGGAATAAATTCAGTGTGAACGTGACCTAATCCAGTACCTGCGATAATTAGCCCATCAGGAGTAGAGTCAGTAAGAAATGCTGTCTGTCGGTCGATGTCCATCCCAGGTGTAAATGTCAAAAGCATCACGTCCTCATTAAGTTCGCTAGTAAGGTTCAGTTCAGTCGATTCTCGTGCTGTATGATCACGGTGGAATGAAACAGTCTCGGTATCATACTCAATTGTCCCGATTGGAGTGGCGCCAACGGTCTCGAATGCGTCACGACGGGAGGTGTGATTTTTTCGAACACGTGTCCCCCGATGAAGCGCACAAGTGTCATCGGCGGTTGATGCATGCATACAAACAAACACTCCTGAGATGTCTGCTGTTGCAGCCTCAACAGCACAGACGGCATTCATGACATTATCTGAGGATGGACGATCCGCAGATCGCTGGCTTCCAGTAAAAACGACTGGGACAGGCGTATCAAGCATATATGATAACGCCGAAGCAGAGTACTGCATTGTATCAGTCCCATGCATCACGACAACACCATCAGCACCAGCACGAATTTCATCGGCAACTGCAGCAGCAAGATCCTGCCAGACGGCAGGTGTCATGTTCTCAGAGAGAATATTCCGGACCACACGTCCACGGTAATTCGCTCGACCAGCGAGATCTGGGACGGCACGGAGCACATCTTCAGCATCGAACTGTGCAGTGACAGCACCCGTTCGGTAATCAACCGTTGATGCGATTGTACCACCCGTCGAGATTAATGACACCGTTGGCAACGATTCATCAAAAGCAACTGCTGATGCAGCCGATTTGGATGTAATATCAGATTCAGTCTTATCAGCCTCTGTATCCGCACCAGCACCAGCACTAGAGCCAATATCTGTCTGTGCCCCGCCAATGTCGTATGCATCTGACGTCACGAGATCAATCGATGCGTCTGCTCGATCAATACCGACATTGTATCCACCATCGAGTTTAATTACAAGATGATCTGATGTTGAGGAGGGCATTAAGATTCCCTCGTTTGTAACATCTGCTCGTTCAACGCGAACTCGGTCCCCTGGATGTGGACTCATGTATACTTGCTATCGCAGCCACACGCTTGAAGAGTGTGACTCTGCCTAGTCATAATATTCGACTATTGAATTATCAAAAAATAATAGATCGTTTCAAATAGTACGATTATAGAATAATCACTGACGAGCAAAATTTTGAATTGTCATTCGCTCATTCTACATCTATCATTATAATATTTGTTTCCTGCAATATTATTCATTTGTCCTATATCAAATATTATTTCAACTAAATTATATATCCATTCATACATTTACTGAGAGTTAATATCATTTCGGCTCTAGTATTTCAATATGTCAGAATATTCTATTATCGATAGATGCATAATTCTTATTCCGAGACACCGTATGTGGGCTATTGATGACATTTTCTGGGATCCTCCCTCGAATTAAACAATGTGCTGAATTGTATCAGCGAATTTTCGAAATGCATGGTACAGACGCATTTCAACGCGCAACTATCGTTGAGTCTCTACAGCATGACGTAGCCAGCTCACGAGTCCGCGAGGACATACATCTTCTTACCGCATACGGGGTAATGAAAAAAACCGATCATGATACATATCAACTCTGTTGTCACCCAGACGAAGATGTCGATCAGTGGCAATCACAGATCGATGGACAGGTAGCTGAGATGCATAATTATATGATCAACAATGATGCCCGCACACATACTGCTATTCGACCCATGGAAGAGCCTGTGTCACGCAACGATGATTCATTTCGCAGTATCCTTATTACATGTGAGGCAAATATACAGGATCATACTGATATCGCAAATAAACTTGTCAAACAAAGTCTTGTAATGACTGATGGAGCTGTACTCCGGTCAGCACCAACCATGTCTACAACCGTACAGAGAATTGCTGATGTTGTCTCAGAGGATGCCCCCGTGGAGAAATGCGACACCGATGTTGTTGGTAAGTCGAAGGATGAGCTTGAATTCCGCCTGTTCTTGCAACCAGATTAATACAGCCCTGTCAAGACATAGAATATCAAAACTAAAACGAAAAGAAAGCCTACATTAGAAGGAGTCATAGAAGAGTTCTCACACCGTGATCACGGTACTTCCCGGATTGTCTCCTCGTTCGTAGTTGGTGATTGCAACGACGAGGCGCAGACACAACGCGATGAACACCTGCGCTCGTGCATGGACGCGGTCTCGGGCGTGCGTTCGCCCGAGGCCGCAGCCCTTGACTGATTCGTTGGTTCGTTCGACGCCACTCCAGCGGTTGTACGTCTCGTCTAGCATTGATTGCTTCAGCTGAACGTCCTTGCTGTGTTTTTCGATGCGGTCTTTTATCCTGTACTCGATATCTTTCGGGTCGTCGGTGTTTCGTGGATTGTACGGAGCGACTGGCACGACCCCTGCGGTCAGTAGGTGGTCGTGCCACTCGAGCGTGTCGTAAGCGCTGTCTCCAAGCATCCACATCGGTTTCCCGATGTCGAGCGCGTGACGCGCACCGCCGTCTCTTCTGATGTTTGTTTGCTCTCGGTGAACTCGATTGCAATCGGGATCTTTTGCCCAGTCGAGACGATCGTGCAGCCGTAGCCATAGTAGTGCTCGTCATCGGTTGGATCATAGCACTTCGACGCGTCTGGATCGGCGGGCATCGCTCTCACGTCAGTTGAATCGATAGAATACGTCAAGTCGAGCAGCCCCCGGCGAGGCGGTCTGCTCGACGAGATGGTCGAAGACCCGGTCAACGACGTGCTCAAGATCAGCGAGGAAGCAATCGACCGCGTCTCTCGACGGCGGTCGATCGAAGCCACAGCTGAGCCAGACGACGGTGTTGTTCAGTTCTCGTTCAACCGGACGGATGCCGTAGATGTTCTTGGAATAGCAATGGAGAAAGCCACGCATCATCTCGGGTGGCTCAAGATCTCGTGTTCGCATCGTCTTCGCCGGGGCGAACACGTCGAACTCTTCAAGAAACTCGAAGGAGAGATACTCAAACAATGCCAACGTCTTCGTTTCCACGACATTGAAGAACGATTCTACTGAAGGATGATCCTGCAGGGTCGCTGAACTCATTCCACATCAGCGTTCACCCTGCTCTTTGGTATGCGAACTGTTCTATAACACCGTCTACATTATCTAAAGCTGATCAGCTCAATGAATTGTAAATAAGTAGCGAGCATTGCTGATTATCGTTATGAGTGGTAGTGACATGGTTGGCGGTATCCTCGTTTACTATTCAGTCGGTGTTATAATTATACAACCAGAATCTTATTTTTCATGTTTATATTACCGAGATAAGTTCGAAATCTTAGTCGATAACATATAGATATGTTCGGTTGCTTAGAAATCTATCTTAATATTATAAACCTGTTCATGAATATTCCATCCACCAGACTGTAAGTTCTGTGATATATTTACTTTATTTCCACTATCATCAATAGCTGTCACTGAGTAGTCTGTAGTCGCAACAACTTCATATGCCTCTGCTCGGTCGTTGATACTAATGTGATCGCCTACTGAAACATCGTTTAATCGTTCGGTAATTTCTATGGGCGACTGATCATGGTTTGAGTCGGGTGATTTCATAGTGTTTGTATAGTATAATCAAGATCTTGAGGAATATAAATAATATTCATTTGTCTAGTCATACATATTCATAGACGTCGGGTAGTAACAAGAATTGCTTTCATGCGTATACCGCTGCATCCGGTAAGTATATTATAATCCATGTTAGATACAGACATGCAATATGCCTGAGACTGTATTTGAAGTGGATGTGGACGAAGATCCCGAGGATCAGCCAGATCCAATCGTGAATCGATGGCATCCAGACACACCGCCTGCTGCAACGATTAAGCCAGGTGAAAAGGTTCGAATTGAATGTTTGGATTGGACTGGAGGACAAGTAAATAATGATGATAGTGCCAATGATATCCGGGATATGGAACTTAGTCCCAACCACCACCTTAGCGGTCCTTTCGAGGTAAAAGGCGCTGAGCCGGGTGATATGTTAGTTGTTGATATTCTCGATCTTGGTCCGTTTCCTGACCACGAGTGGGGTTTTACTGGGATTTTTGACTTGGAGAATGGTGGAGGATTTTTAACGGATCATTTCCCGGAGGCTCGAAAGACAATCTGGGAACTTGATGGCGTGATGACGCACTCAAGACATATCGATGATGTTCGATTCCCTGGTTGTGCACATCCTGGAATCATTGGGACTGCCCCGTCGCACGAACTGCTTGAAGCGTGGAATGAACGCGAGCAGGCACTGATCGATCGTGGTCCTGATGCGCAGACGGGAGTAAATCACGAAACCGGGGACGACGAGCCACCGCTTGCGCTTCCTCCGGAACCAGAGAATGTGCTTCTTGGTGACATGGATGATGATAAGTTAGAGGATGCAGCAAAAGAGGCGGCCCGGACAATCCCACCACGGGAGAACGCCGGGAATTGTGATATCAAGAACCTCGGTCGTGGGTCGCGTGTTTATTTGCCTGTATTCGTCGAAGGGGCGAATTTCATTACCGGTGATTTACACTTCTCACAGGGTGACGGTGAAATTACCTTTTGTGGTGCGATAGAAATGGCTGGGTATATTGATCTAAAAGTGGATATCATCAAAAACGGCGTTGAAAAGATGGGGACTGATCATGCGATGTTCAAGCCTGGTTACCAGGATCCAGACTTTTCTGATTATCTCGTATTTGAGGGATACTCGGTCGATGAGGATGGGACTCAACACTATAAGAATGGTAATGTTGGGATGCGGCGGGCCTGTCTTGATGCAATTGATTATCTGACAAACTTCGGATATACCCGCGAACAAGGATATTTCCTTCTGAGCACTGTCCCGATTGAGAGCCGACTTGCAGGTGTTGTCGATCTCCCCAATACCTGTGTTACAGTGTCTGTTCCAAATGAGGCGTTTGATATAAATATCGATCCAGACACATTAGCAGACGACTCTGTCGTCACTGA from Haloquadratum walsbyi C23 harbors:
- a CDS encoding SDR family NAD(P)-dependent oxidoreductase: MPSTPMDNTDSTALSEPSLYESLDGQVAVVTGANRGLGRQIAENLDELGATVFAATRSMTHDIPDSWEHLLVDVTQSGEIADAADEIFSIAGRLDIVVNNAGIGGGDGDIVSESIDDINRTLSTNLRGPMLVCKHTVPLLLQNDGGRIVNVGSALGMLSREQSGGNPAYRVSKSGLNGLTAYLDGEYGSDGLIANSVCPGWVRTDMGGPEADRSIKTGAETPTWLCRFRPESPRGHFWRDRAVIEW
- a CDS encoding NUDIX hydrolase, with protein sequence MSTDHNSDSNTDQPAQPHDNASEDVIAVSSDNTKQGLVNRLDAHTGDGVRHRAFTCLVFDSNDHLLLAQRAPTKRLWDTHWDGTVASHPTEEQTQREATRQRLDDELGITPDQYDTLRVTDQFEYKRYYENAGIEWEVCAVLQVTLNDMTLDPDESEIAGLLWVEYEHLHQHPEWYRQLRLCPWFEIAMRRDFE
- a CDS encoding Lrp/AsnC family transcriptional regulator, which codes for MDNLDRRILDILRRDARTPYTEIAAQVGTSEGTVRNRVDRLTEEGIIERFTISTRTGNIKAMIEVSVKVNVNTTSISETMATWEQVDFVWQVSGEEDVVLIVDAADTRAVNQLITRARELDEIKNTKTRLILDERLGGVSS
- the carA gene encoding glutamine-hydrolyzing carbamoyl-phosphate synthase small subunit; the protein is MLDAYLALEDGRVIEARGRAPGRTRGELVFTTAYTGYEESLTDPSYEEQVLTFSYPLIGNYGVRSERFESERIHPRAAIAREFTDEIVEWFNHEDVPAIDHIDTRELVTSIREEGAMNCGIAVGSDVTPGDATAELDQCISMSDHIDIGKRVTTVEHTTYGGANAEVHVALIDCGAKMSIVDSLVERGVAVHVLPYDTTPEMLTEVDPDLLFISNGPGDPANFEAAQTLVEEYTGEIPIAGICLGQQVVARALGGTTEKMNFGHRGVNQPVRDLDSGKVVMTTQNHGYTVGDPGETLNVCQINVNDGTAEGLTNRDLDVITRQYHPEAHPGPHDSFGFFDEVLEMTGRDTTTETDSSSDRAVIADN
- a CDS encoding GNAT family N-acetyltransferase, translated to MSVSTLPLPVHTVDDTGADVTVRTADSTDAAAVERITQNTWPDRAEDDYVGSVFPEWVAADDGETAQTVVITVNSQPHPDDPDSRQNSTNVVGVAQVCTLSETEAWIQGLRIAPTYRGRGLATVLIQTLCAVARAMDTTIVRGIVFSWNSASLGLLRQIGFNPGIEFRWIQPEPYETPTESVSTVDDAVPLSVQTDDDTSVGDVWSFWQTAETNNMLDGIIIDDTESWALSTLRQHHIQRAATTGRLITVRSNSPPGTVRGFAIRNRTYEPMGETATLGAEYAIAAWDPGDEAAVQSLLTAIRRDATLLDSAIDHTRVLVPEDVRWLSDAAVTGAGMWSEPIFLMNYQLSDEGDV
- the gatD gene encoding Glu-tRNA(Gln) amidotransferase subunit GatD; translated protein: MSPHPGDRVRVERADVTNEGILMPSSTSDHLVIKLDGGYNVGIDRADASIDLVTSDAYDIGGAQTDIGSSAGAGADTEADKTESDITSKSAASAVAFDESLPTVSLISTGGTIASTVDYRTGAVTAQFDAEDVLRAVPDLAGRANYRGRVVRNILSENMTPAVWQDLAAAVADEIRAGADGVVVMHGTDTMQYSASALSYMLDTPVPVVFTGSQRSADRPSSDNVMNAVCAVEAATADISGVFVCMHASTADDTCALHRGTRVRKNHTSRRDAFETVGATPIGTIEYDTETVSFHRDHTARESTELNLTSELNEDVMLLTFTPGMDIDRQTAFLTDSTPDGLIIAGTGLGHVHTEFIPTVAELVTDGVVVAMTSQCLEGRVCDRVYDTGRDLLEAGVVEAGDTLPGTAKVKLMWALANHPDPTNAMTKSLAGELQYRSVPWE
- the fmdA gene encoding formamidase; translation: MPETVFEVDVDEDPEDQPDPIVNRWHPDTPPAATIKPGEKVRIECLDWTGGQVNNDDSANDIRDMELSPNHHLSGPFEVKGAEPGDMLVVDILDLGPFPDHEWGFTGIFDLENGGGFLTDHFPEARKTIWELDGVMTHSRHIDDVRFPGCAHPGIIGTAPSHELLEAWNEREQALIDRGPDAQTGVNHETGDDEPPLALPPEPENVLLGDMDDDKLEDAAKEAARTIPPRENAGNCDIKNLGRGSRVYLPVFVEGANFITGDLHFSQGDGEITFCGAIEMAGYIDLKVDIIKNGVEKMGTDHAMFKPGYQDPDFSDYLVFEGYSVDEDGTQHYKNGNVGMRRACLDAIDYLTNFGYTREQGYFLLSTVPIESRLAGVVDLPNTCVTVSVPNEAFDINIDPDTLADDSVVTDRSDVAKPS